One window from the genome of Natrialba magadii ATCC 43099 encodes:
- a CDS encoding 1,4-dihydroxy-2-naphthoyl-CoA synthase — protein MVSECFDADRWEPVDEFDFRDLTYHRAVDSGTVRIAFDRPDVRNAFRPGTVDELYDALDHAKRQTDVGCILLTGNGPSSKDGGWAFCSGGDQTVRGDDGYQYTGEDEESETARASEQGRLHILEVQRLIRHIPKVVVCVVPGWAVGGGHSLHVVCDMTLASEEHAKFLQTDPDVASYDAGFGSAYLAKQIGQKKAREVFFLGKTYSAEEAAEMGMVNEAVPHDELEETALEWGERINAKSPTAMRMLKYAFNMTDDGMIGQQVFAGEATRLGYMTDEAKEGRDAFVEGRDPEFDDYPWHY, from the coding sequence ATGGTTTCGGAATGCTTCGACGCAGACCGGTGGGAGCCGGTCGACGAGTTCGACTTTCGCGATCTCACATATCACCGCGCGGTCGACTCCGGGACGGTTCGCATCGCGTTCGACCGCCCCGACGTTCGAAACGCCTTCCGCCCGGGGACGGTCGACGAACTGTACGACGCGCTGGATCACGCAAAGCGCCAGACCGACGTGGGTTGTATCCTGCTCACCGGCAACGGCCCCTCCTCGAAGGACGGCGGCTGGGCGTTCTGTTCTGGCGGCGACCAGACGGTCCGCGGCGACGACGGCTACCAGTACACCGGCGAGGACGAGGAGAGCGAGACAGCCCGCGCATCCGAGCAGGGTCGACTCCACATTCTCGAAGTCCAGCGCCTCATCCGCCACATTCCGAAGGTCGTCGTCTGCGTCGTCCCCGGCTGGGCCGTCGGCGGCGGTCACTCGCTGCACGTCGTCTGTGACATGACGCTCGCCAGTGAAGAGCACGCGAAGTTCCTCCAGACCGACCCCGACGTGGCGAGCTACGACGCCGGCTTCGGCTCGGCCTACCTCGCCAAGCAGATCGGCCAGAAGAAAGCCCGCGAGGTGTTCTTCCTCGGGAAGACCTACAGCGCCGAGGAAGCAGCCGAGATGGGCATGGTCAACGAAGCCGTCCCCCACGACGAACTCGAGGAGACCGCGCTGGAGTGGGGCGAGCGGATCAACGCGAAGAGCCCGACGGCGATGCGGATGCTGAAGTACGCGTTCAATATGACCGACGACGGGATGATCGGCCAGCAGGTGTTCGCCGGGGAGGCGACCCGGCTTGGCTACATGACCGACGAGGCGAAAGAGGGCCGCGACGCGTTCGTCGAGGGACGTGATCCTGAATTCGACGACTATCCGTGGCACTACTGA